In a genomic window of Bradyrhizobium ontarionense:
- a CDS encoding alpha/beta fold hydrolase: MATTSKPSIVFCHGLWADGSCFSKVIPALQADGHEVIAVQYGLNSYADDVATVKRTLGRVSSPAILVGHSYGGATITGAGTDERVAGLVYIAAVAPDVHETVQSELNKYPTEIFSQIEVAGGRVWIKPEGTKYFAGDLSEQEQKLVWATHYPPASDLLEQQDLDQVAWRSKPSWFILAQKDQTVHPDLQHFLAKRMNATVVETNSSHVIMLSQPAVVIDVIRKAVAAVQKGQSK; this comes from the coding sequence ATGGCAACGACGTCCAAACCGAGCATCGTCTTCTGTCACGGCCTCTGGGCCGACGGCTCGTGCTTCAGCAAGGTGATCCCCGCCCTGCAGGCCGATGGGCACGAGGTGATCGCCGTCCAATACGGGCTCAACAGCTACGCGGATGACGTTGCGACCGTGAAGCGCACGCTGGGGCGGGTCAGCAGCCCCGCCATCCTTGTCGGTCACTCCTACGGCGGGGCCACCATCACGGGCGCAGGGACGGACGAGCGCGTCGCCGGTCTGGTCTATATCGCCGCCGTCGCGCCTGACGTCCACGAGACCGTGCAGAGCGAGCTCAACAAATACCCGACCGAAATCTTTTCCCAGATCGAGGTCGCAGGCGGACGTGTCTGGATCAAGCCGGAAGGCACCAAGTATTTTGCGGGAGACCTTTCCGAGCAGGAGCAGAAGCTGGTGTGGGCGACCCACTACCCGCCCGCCTCCGACCTGCTCGAGCAGCAGGATCTCGATCAGGTCGCCTGGAGGTCGAAACCGAGCTGGTTCATCCTCGCTCAGAAGGACCAGACCGTGCATCCAGATCTTCAGCATTTTCTGGCGAAACGCATGAACGCGACCGTCGTCGAGACCAACAGCAGCCACGTCATCATGCTGTCCCAGCCTGCCGTCGTCATCGACGTCATCCGCAAGGCCGTTGCGGCCGTTCAGAAAGGCCAGTCGAAGTAG
- a CDS encoding addiction module antidote protein — translation MKVSKLKKFDAAEHLRTAAARAEYLNIVLADGDPTEVRDALNLVARAQGMSQVAKAAGVTREGLYKTLGENGNPEFATVLRIIAAMGIRLTAEPARAKPKAKAAALR, via the coding sequence ATGAAGGTCAGCAAGCTGAAGAAGTTTGACGCCGCCGAGCACCTTCGCACAGCGGCCGCCCGCGCGGAGTATCTCAACATCGTGCTCGCCGATGGCGATCCCACAGAGGTCCGCGACGCTCTCAATCTCGTAGCCCGGGCGCAGGGCATGAGCCAGGTCGCAAAGGCCGCCGGCGTGACCAGGGAGGGGCTCTACAAGACGCTCGGCGAGAACGGCAACCCCGAATTCGCAACCGTCCTGCGGATCATCGCCGCGATGGGAATCCGGCTGACGGCCGAGCCGGCCCGAGCCAAGCCGAAGGCGAAAGCCGCGGCGTTGCGGTGA
- a CDS encoding LysR family transcriptional regulator, translating to MELRHLRYFVAVAEEGSLLTAAQRRLNTSQPSLSRQIRDLETEVGVQLLERQARGVALTPAGRVFLDHARLALLQVEAATDGARRTAQPQRPLLSMGFLVGLEVMWLPHLLRILREEAPEVEVTLCTQSSPELALALMRGQLDIAFLRPENDSAGLIYKTLAKEPLIAVLPADHRLASRKKIRPQDLAGEIYVSSARTSPVLQAVILDYASRVGITLKPKYEGENISSAMSLVASTGGISLVPLYAQNMLAPNVVARALEGGTPTVDLALGYNQANASPLLRRLLSRADELIANVQNQSIIRYVEAQ from the coding sequence ATGGAACTCCGGCATTTGCGCTATTTCGTTGCGGTTGCGGAGGAAGGCAGTTTGTTGACCGCTGCCCAGCGGCGACTGAACACCTCGCAGCCGTCGTTGAGCCGACAGATTCGCGATCTGGAAACCGAAGTCGGCGTGCAGCTGCTGGAGCGCCAGGCGCGCGGCGTGGCGCTCACCCCTGCCGGACGCGTGTTTCTCGATCACGCACGGCTGGCGCTGCTGCAGGTCGAGGCGGCGACGGATGGCGCCCGGCGGACAGCCCAGCCGCAAAGACCGCTCCTGTCGATGGGATTCCTGGTCGGACTGGAGGTCATGTGGCTGCCGCACCTGTTGCGCATCCTCCGCGAGGAAGCGCCGGAGGTCGAGGTCACGCTGTGTACGCAGTCCTCCCCGGAGCTCGCGCTGGCCTTGATGCGAGGGCAGTTGGACATCGCCTTCCTTCGGCCCGAGAACGACAGTGCGGGTCTCATCTATAAGACGCTGGCGAAGGAGCCTTTGATCGCCGTGCTGCCGGCCGACCATCGCCTGGCGTCGCGCAAGAAGATTCGGCCGCAGGATCTTGCCGGAGAAATCTACGTCAGCTCGGCGAGAACCTCCCCGGTCCTGCAAGCCGTCATCCTGGACTACGCATCGAGGGTCGGCATCACCCTCAAGCCCAAATACGAAGGCGAGAACATCTCGTCGGCCATGTCGCTCGTCGCGTCCACGGGCGGAATCAGCCTCGTCCCCCTCTATGCGCAGAACATGCTGGCCCCCAACGTCGTCGCCCGAGCGCTCGAGGGGGGCACGCCGACGGTCGATCTGGCCTTGGGATACAACCAGGCCAATGCGTCCCCCTTGCTCCGCAGGCTGTTGTCTCGCGCTGACGAATTGATCGCAAACGTCCAGAACCAGAGCATCATCCGCTATGTCGAAGCTCAATAG